One Stenotrophomonas maltophilia R551-3 genomic window, CGTGGCTTCGCTGGACGAGCGCTTCAAGGACAAACGCGAGAAGGAACAGGCGCTGGGCCAGGATGCCAAGGCGCTGGAAACGCTGCTGGCCAACCTGCGTGCGGCTGCCGCCCGTGCCGAAGCCGAGCGTCGAGCCGCCGCGCGTCGAGCCGCCGCCGAAAAGGCCGCGGCCGAACGTGCCGCACGCCAGGCCGCCGCGCAGGGCCGGCCGCCGCCGCCCACCAAGGTCCCGCCTGCCGTGGCCTCGGCACCTGCGCCGAAGGTTGGAGGCCTGGGCTGGCCGTTGTCCGGCAATCTGCTGGCGCGCTACGGCGGCAAGTTGCCTGACGGCCGCACCAGCAGCGGTGTGCTGATCGGCGCCCCGGCCGGCAGTACCGTTACTGCCGTGGCCGATGGCACCGTGGTGTTCTCCGATTGGATGACCGGCTACGGCATGATCCTGATCGTCGACCACGGCAATGGCTACATGAGCCTCTACGCGCACAACGACACCCTGCTCAAGGACGCCGGCGCCCGGGTCAGCCGCGGCGACGCGGTGGCCAAGGTCGGCAATTCCGGCGGCCAGGGCGTGACCGCGCTGTACTTCGAGCTGCGGCGTGGCGGGCAGCCGGTCAATCCGGACAGCTGGCTGCAGCGGCGCTGAATCCAGCGCTACTGCGGGCATGGCCGATTCAACGGGAATTTAGCTGTGCTTCGCGCATAATCGGTGCATGTGCCTTGGGCACGATGCCATCGTCGACAGGAGTGATCCATGCGCGCAGCCCGTACCGCCACCCTCTTGCTGGCTCTGTTGCCAGCGCTGTCCTGGGCGCAGCAGACCGCGCCCGCCCCGAGCCAGGAAACCAGCGGGCAGGCGGCGAACAGCGAGGAGGCGGTGACCTCGAAGGTGCCGCTGGAAGACATCCGCCGTTTCGTGGCGGTCTACAACGCGGTTCGCGCCGCCTACGTCGATCCGGTCGATGACAAGAAGTTGATGCAGTCGGCGGTGCGCGGCCTGCTGCTCGACCTTGATCCGCACAGCACCTATTTCAACAAGGAAGACGCGCAGGCCTTCGACGAGCAGGCCAGCGGCGCCTATGAAGGCATCGGCGTGGAGCTGCAGCAGCAGCCGGACAACGCCAGCATGAAGGTGATCTCGCCGATCGACGACACACCGGCGGCGAAGGCCGGCATCCTTGCCGGTGATCTGATCATCGCCATCGACGGCAAGCCGATAAGCAAGATCGACGCCAGCGAACCGCTGCGGGGCGCCGCCGGCAGCAAGGTGGTGCTGACCATCGTGCGCGAGGGCAAGCCGAAGCCGTTCGATGTCAGCCTCACCCGGCAGACCATCCGTGTGACCAGCGTGCGCAGCCGCCTGCTGGAACCGGGCTATGGCTACATCCGCCTGAGTACCTTTCAGGCCGACACCGGTTCTGATTTCCAGAAGCATGTGCAGCAGCTGCAGAAGCAGTCCGGCGGCCAGCTCAAGGGCCTGGTGCTGGATCTGCGCAGCAACCCGGGTGGCCTGCTGACCGCCGCCGTGCAGGTGGCCGACGACCTGCTCGACAAGGGCAACATCGTCAGCACCCGCGGCCGCATCAGCATCAGCGATGCACGTTTCGATGCAACGCCGGGCGATCTGTTGAAGGGCGCACCGGTGGTGGTGCTGGTCGACGCCGGATCGGCCAGCGCATCGGAAGTGCTGGCCGGCGCGCTGCGCGACAACAAGCGTGCCCGCGTGGTCGGCAGCCGCACCTTCGGCAAGGGCTCGGTGCAGACCGTGCTGCCGCTGGACAACGGCGATTCGGTGAAGCTGACTACCGCGCGTTACTACACGCCCAGCGGCAAGTCGATCCAGGCCACCGGCATCGTGCCGGAGGTCGAACTGAAGCCGGCCGCTACGCCGGTCGAGGATGCACTACCGGCCAGCCTGAGCGACTACAGCGAAGCGACCCTGCCGGGCCATCTGCGCGGTGACGACGAAGGCACCGAGGGCTACCACGCCGGTGCGGTACTGCCGGGCGATGGCCCGATCAACGACGCGCTGGCCGAGCTGAAGAACCCGGGTTCGGTGGCTGCACGTCTGAAGGCCGAGGCAGCGAAGGCCGCTGCGGCCAAGGGTGCGAAGGCGGCGGCCGCGAAGCCGGAGGCCACGCCGGATGCGAAGGCCGAGCCGAAGGCGGAGAGCAAGCCGGAAGCAAAGCCGGAAGCAAAGCCGGAAGCAAAGCCGGAAGCAAAGCCCGCTCCGGCCCCTGCCAAGCCCTGACGGTAGCGCCGGGCCATGCCCGGCGACGAAACCTGCAGTCGAGCGAGCTCGACGCTACGAACGAACGAGCGGGTGCATGGAGCCGGCCAGCGGCCGGCACTACCAGGGGTCAGAAACCGTGGCGCTTGCGCAGCTTGCGGGCGATCGCGGCGCGCACGTAGACCCCGTACACCAGGCCGAACATGAAGCCGCCGATGTGCGCCCACCAGGCGACCATGCCGAAGCTCGGGCCGATGTGAGCGAACACCACCTGCAGTGCGGCCCAGACGCCGATCAGCAGGTAGGCCGGCGCGCGCACGAACTCCAGGAACAGGCCGAGCGGGATCACCACGCCCAGCCGGGCGCCCGGGAACAGGGCCAGATAGGCGCCGATCAGTGCGGACACCGCGCCGCTGGCGCCGATGATGATCTGGTCCGGGCTGCCCATGG contains:
- a CDS encoding S41 family peptidase — encoded protein: MRAARTATLLLALLPALSWAQQTAPAPSQETSGQAANSEEAVTSKVPLEDIRRFVAVYNAVRAAYVDPVDDKKLMQSAVRGLLLDLDPHSTYFNKEDAQAFDEQASGAYEGIGVELQQQPDNASMKVISPIDDTPAAKAGILAGDLIIAIDGKPISKIDASEPLRGAAGSKVVLTIVREGKPKPFDVSLTRQTIRVTSVRSRLLEPGYGYIRLSTFQADTGSDFQKHVQQLQKQSGGQLKGLVLDLRSNPGGLLTAAVQVADDLLDKGNIVSTRGRISISDARFDATPGDLLKGAPVVVLVDAGSASASEVLAGALRDNKRARVVGSRTFGKGSVQTVLPLDNGDSVKLTTARYYTPSGKSIQATGIVPEVELKPAATPVEDALPASLSDYSEATLPGHLRGDDEGTEGYHAGAVLPGDGPINDALAELKNPGSVAARLKAEAAKAAAAKGAKAAAAKPEATPDAKAEPKAESKPEAKPEAKPEAKPEAKPAPAPAKP